The DNA segment AATTCCCGTTTTATTATTAGATGCGGTCTTCCAGCATAGTGCCGGCAATGTATCGGTGCTGATGAATATTCTGCGTTCGCTCATGCAAGATCCTTTATTGCGTGAGCCTTCGGGCCGATGGAACTTGAGCACCTTTGAAGAAGCCCCTCCCAGCATCGAACAGTTGGGGTTAAGCTGCCAACCCATTACATCATCGTTTTCTGATTTAGAGCACAAAGATCGTTTTCAAACCTGGCACCTTGCTATCTTGCGCGCTGAAAATCTTATCAAAGAAGGCAAAGATGCCGAGGCCGAAAGTCTCACCGATATGTTAGAAGAAAACATGCCCTTTGCCTCGCCTAGCATCGAGCGCTTGTCGGCCAAGGCCCATATCCTATTCGTTCGCGGTTGGTTGGCTTGTCGCATCAAGCACCTAAAAGAGGCACGGCAATTTTTGAGTGGAGCGATTTCACTATTAGAAGAAGCCCAATTGATTCACGAGGTGTTGGGCCTACGCACCCAAAATTTTTTGGCTTATGTAGAAATGGAAGAGGGCCGCTTTGAACACGCCATTGCTATTCTCAAAGAAACCAAACGGCTGGCCAAAATACTACCTTCCACCAAACAATTTCAGATCACCAATAATGATTTAGGCAACGCCTATAAAATCAACAAACAACCTGAATTGGCCATTGCGTGCCTACTCGAAGAAATCGAGCTTTATAATCAATTGGCCGACCCCTCGCTCGCCATCAAAGCTTATTACAACTTGGGCGAATCTTACCTCATGTTGGGGCAGCTTGAACGGGCTCGCCAGAATTATTTACTATGCGCCAATCGGGCCAGAGAAAATCGTTTTTGGGAATATTTATTACTGGCCTATAATGGTTTGGGCAATGTTGATAATTTTTTAAAAAACACCCCCGAGGCTTTGGAGTTTTACAATCGCGCTGAAACCCTAGCCGAATATTTAAAAGATTACCTCTCGGCTGCCACTACCGCCCAAAATCGTGGTGTGATTTTAGCTGAGAACGGCCGCTACGATGAAGCCTTAGAAGATATCACGCGTTCTTTGACCTATCTCAAAAAAATTCGTGAGCCCGGCCCGCACGAACTTTATTTAAGAGTACGGGCCCATTTAGAAATTGGCGACGTGTTTCGTCTCAAAAAAGATTTTGCCAAGGCCTATGCAAAATTAATGGAATCGCTCAACGGTTCTCATGAACACCCTTTTTGCAAGCCGCTCACCTTTTATATTTTAGAATCATTGGGCAAATTAGCCCTCGACCGTGGTGAGCCCAATAGTTTTGTGCAAATTTATCCTGATTTGATGGAGGCCGCTACCTCTGAAGAATTGCGCATCCGTGCGCAGCTTCTCATGCAACGTTCCCCCATCGATCCTACGACAGCAAAGGAAACCCCTATGCAAGAAAATTTTATTTCAAACCAACAGGTGAATGCCTTACAGGCCATTCTTTCGATCAATCGGCAACTTTTGTTAGAAGAAAATTTAGAAATTCTTGCCCACCGTATTTTGGAATTTGCGATCGAACTCTCGGGTGCTGAAAGCGCTCTCATTGCCACTCTAGAAAAAGATCAAACACTCGAAGTTTTAACCGCACTTAATCTTTCGGTGACCGATGCCATTAAATCGATGAGCCAAACCATTGCCAATAAAGTCTTGACCACAGGGCACGCCATTACCACCCACGACGCTACGGCCGATCAAGAATATAACGTGCACGAATCAGTGATGGCCCTTCACTTGCGTTCGATTTTGTGTGTACCCATCCGAGCCAAAGGCAAAGCCATGGGCATTTTATATTTATCCCACAGCCATCAAAAGGCCTTATTCTCACAAGAAATCGTAAGCACCATGGAGGCCTTTGCCGACCAAGTTGCTTTAGCCATCACCAACGCACAAAAAATTACCGAACTCAAAACCCTAAAAGGCCAACTCGAGCAGGCCCTAGGTGAGGCCCAAATTGAAATTGCTGATTTAAAACAAAATTTACGCGATGGGATTTTACACAAACACCCTAAGATTATTGGCAACAGCCCAAAAATGTTAGCCCTCTTGACGATGGTTGATCGCCTCAGCGAAACCAACTTGCCCGTGCTGATTCAAGGTGAAACCGGCACAGGCAAAGAATTGATTGCCCATTCACTCCACGATGCCAGTCCCCGCAAACCTAAAGCCTTTGTGGCCGTGAACTGCGGTGCCATCCCCGAAAATCTTTTAGAAAGCGAACTGTTTGGTTACAAGGCAGGGGCCTTCACCGGTGCTACCCGCGACAAAAAAGGTTTGTTGGAAGAAGCCCATGGCGGGACTTTATTCTTAGACGAAATCGCTGAACTCCCACTTAACATGCAGGTCAAACTATTGCGGGTGTTGCAAGAAGGCGAATTTACACGCTTGGGCGATACCAAGTCTACACCGGTTGATTTACATATTGTAGCCGCCACTCATCAAAATTTGAACGCTTGGATCAAAGAAAAAAAATTCCGCGAAGATTTATATTATCGCTTATCGGGGATTGTTTTAGAAATGCCACCCTTGCGAGAACGCAAAGAAGACTTAGCCTTGTTGGTTGATCATTTCTTGCAAAAAGCAAGCAACGAACAAAAAAAACCGAAGCCGATCAAAATGGGCAAGGATCTACTAGCCGCCTTGTTAAGCTATGATTGGCCAGGCAATATTCGCGAATTAGAAAATTTTATTCGCACCGCTATTTCTTTCGAAGAACGTGGCGTGATTCACATGGGAACCCTACCGCCCTTTCTACGACAAAAGGTAAAAGACATTGCAATTCCATCGGAACAACCTAAAGCTGAAACCTCTCCCCAAACACCAACCGAGTTGCCATGGATCGAACATTGGAAATGGAACGAATACGAACGCGCCATTTACGCCCAAATGTTAGAACGCCACAACTACGACATCCCCAAAGTCGCATCTTTATTGAACGTGGGGGTTGCCACAGTTTATTTAAAGATTAAAAAATACCGTTTAAAAAAAGGTGAGCCCATCGAAGCGATGACCCATTACCCAAGCGACCTGCCGCTCGAAAACTTTAAAACTTGGTTACTCAAGAAAGCCTACGAAACCACCGGCCACAAACCCTACAAAACCGCCCAAAAGCTAGGCCTCAACCCCGGCACCGTTTATCGGTATATAAAATAGATCACTCATCTGCAGCCCAAAACACCTCATTCGGATAATAATGAGGCACCGCTTGATCGTCAAAAAGGCCTAGTTGTTTATTAGCATTGTAACCCCAACACCAAGGTTTGTAGGTGCTTTTACTACCACCCTCGTTAATACTCACTTCTTGCACAGTCCAAGCGCAACTATGGTACCAACCCAAATCAATCCCATGCACATTTCCAAACAATTCATTTTTGTTAGCCTTAACATAATCGGGAATATAAACCCCTTGTTTATTGTAATTCCCATTACCCAGCTGACCACTAGACCCATCTCCCCAGCACTTCATCTTTTGGTTCTCTAAAACAGCACAGGTATACTGAGCACCTGCCGCAATCGCCACGGCATTGTCGATATTCATAACGTCTACCAGTGAAGAAGCAGGAACATTGGGATCAATTTTGCTATTCCCTAACTGCCCAACATTATTATAGCCCCAACACTTTATTTTCTTATCTGACAAAAGCGCACAAGCATGTAGTTCACCTGCGGCAATGGCCACCGCATTATCGATATTCATGACGTCTACCAGTGAAGAAGCAGAAACATTGGGATCAATTTTGCCATTCCCTAATTGCCCAACATTATTATAGCCCCAACATTTCACTTTTCTTTTTTGATCATTGGGATTTGAGATAATCGCACAACTATGATATTTGCCGACAGCAATAGCTTCTGCATTGGAAAGATCCTTCACATATTCACCAATACCAGGCACCGTATTACCGCCCGTATCACTGCTATCAATTTTGCCATTCCCCAATTGGCCGACCACATTTCTCCCCCAACACCGAACTTGCTTATTGTCCATCAATGCACAAGTATGTTCAAAACTCGCCGCAATATCCACAACTCCCCTTAGATCAATAGCCAACCACCCATTATCTTTCGTAACCGCGTTCCCTTGAGCATCAACAAAATCTTTGACTGCAACGGGCTTTGGCGACGTGGTTCCCAAACCTGCCTGCCCATTCCCTAGTTGGCCCCATCTATTATATCCCCAACATTTCACTTTAGTATCGGATAGTAATGCACAGGTATAATCGCCACCTGCGACAACTTTGGAGACTTTTTCCAAATCAGGAATAGTTGCAGCATACGGCTTATTTTGACTGCTATCTCCCCCTGTTTGCCCAAGCCCTAATTGCCCATAGTAATTATTCCCCCAACATTTTATCTGACCTTCTTGACCTACCATACAAGTATGGTCTGACCCTCCAGCAATTTTGGAATTCAGAATAGAAAACGGCTGAACTGCAGGCGGTGATTGAGGAGACGGTGAAGATGCAGGCGGTGGGACTCCTCCAGGCAAGGCTGGTGATGATACCGGCGAAACTGAAGGAACCGGAGATAAGGAGGGCACCGCCGTGGACACTGGGCTACCCGTTGGAGGAAGTAAATTTTCAGGGTCAGGGTTTTTAGTTAATTTTTCTTTGTCTTCTTGAACCAACGGGTCTGGCTGCGGCGGATCTTTTGGACCACCGCTTGTCCCGTCTGAACCTTTACAACTCAACAAACTACATGACAAAAGAATCAAAACTATAACCGAAAATTTCCTACCCATGGTCGCCCCCCAGGTTTAATATAGTGGGTCAACTTTTAAATAGGCTGTCATCCCCGCGAAGGCGGGGATCCAGCATTTCAGTAACTTTAGTTCAGCAATTTCCGTTCCAACTAAAAATAAAAACAATTTTTTTATAACTGATTGATTTATCTTAAAAAATTTTAATGCAACCCAAACGGCTTTAAGTTAAATAGTGAATAAACACCCACTTTTTCTCAAAATGATAAGGATTGAGGGAACATGAAAATGTAGATCTAATCCCAAACAAGATCCACTCCGTATTTTCTGAAAATTTTATCCGAAGAAAGAATTGAAAGCCCCTCCATCTTGGCCTGAACAGCTAAGAGACGATCGAAAGGATCTTTATGATGAAATTTCAATTGGGACACCTCCAAAGCTTGCCTTAAGCTCATGGGAAGATGTTGAATGCCCATAGACAAGAGGGCATCAGGAAGCCATTTCGAGGGAGATTCTTTAAACCACAATTTACCGATGGCATATTTGATAGCGATTTCCCAAGCAGAAACAACACTAAAGAACAACTCCTCGTGGCCTTCTAATATTTTTACCACCCGACGTGGTAATTTTTCCACCTCACCTAAATACACCCAAAGAAAAGTGGAAGTATCAAGGAGATATTTCATAAGCCGATTCCTGGGAAGTCCTCATCAGTCAATTCATCAAAGAATTCAGGTGAAACACGTCCCATGCCTCTACCAAGGCCTATGATGTTTCTCCTTTTCTTTTTTCCCACGGGGAAAGGAATGAGTTGGGCTACCGGAAGACCATTGCGACATAAAACAATGGTTTCTCCTTCCTCCACCTTATGAAGATAACGGGACAAATAAGTCTTTGCTTCATGAACGTTAAGTTGAATCTTGCTGGGCTTGCTGGACTTAGTCATAAGACTAAACTAACATAAACTGGTTAAAAATCAAGGGCTTTTTTCTTTTCAAGATTTGAGTCTATTTGCTCGGGCGTCAATAATGACATTCAAATTTTCCTTTTCTTCTTCTAACAGAAAACTTTTTTGAACCCATTCCTGAAATTGGGGGACAAGACTTAAGAGCCGTTCAATAGAATTTTTCATCGCCTTTCGGGCAAGACCTAACTGATCGCCAAAATTCAAAAAATCTTGCCCTTTAAGTTTATTCTTTTTACCCAAAAGAGAAATCGGCAAGTCCTCTTCATCAGGAATAACCAATTTCGAAGAAAGCAAATCATAAGCCGGACTTAAAACAACGGTTTGATCGGGATAAGTAACTAAGGAAAAATTTTTAAGATGCATGTCCCCATTGCCAAGCACAAAACAAAAAAGCAGCCGTTCAAAAAATCGGGTGAGTTCAAGATATTTATTACTGCAATATTGTAAAATGCCCTTTGCAATGGCTTCGTAAGAACCCGAATATTTCCTCTCAGCAGGCATTCCTAAAATCTGCCCAAAATCCTCCACGGGTAATCTGTGACCATCCTCCAAAATATCAAAACGTTTAATTAGATAAGCCAATACCCCATCTGCTGTTTTTACTAAGGTGTGGGTTGGAATTATGATTTCGTAAACTTTAGCTAAGTGCATGCACAGGTCTTCATTTTCGGGCAAATGTTCGTAAGTTTGAGTTTGTGGTTTCAAGATATAGGAGCCTCCGCTGGGAAATATTTCAAAATTTTTATTTTTCTTATTTAGCCCCACGGTGATCTTGGGTTGAACACCCGAAATCGACATTTGCCCCGCCATTTTTTGGGCTAATAACCCAAAATCCTTTTGAGCAAAATCAAAGGTTGGAATCCAAGAAACACCAAAAACCCGTTTTACACAGGATGGATGATAAGAAGACACTTCTAATTTCTCGTAACAAGCAAGACAGCGTGGATTCATAGAATGGTCACCGCTCCGATGGTGTGTTTCGCAGTCGCCAACAACAAACCAAACCGATCATAAAGATCAACCTTCACCTTTTTAGAAACAATTTCTAAATACCAACCTTCGGGAATCAACCCATCAAAAAACGGAAACAGGGTAGAAGCTTCATATTTTTCTGTTCGAAGTGGGAAACTAAAACTAATCGCTTTGGCACTTGGGCTTTGGAGGTATTCCGAAGAATATTGAAACTGGTAACCCGAGGCCGTTTCAGACAACCAACCTGCAAGTTGATCCTGAAAAAAAACCCGTGCGGTTCTGTTCATAAGTTGATGGCCCCTAATTCTCTGCCAAAAAGTTTGAGGACTTGGTTTACTTTATCCATGCGAAGCGTTTTCTTTCCTTGCTCCAAATCCCTGATAAAGCGCAACCCAACCCCCGCCACTTCAGCAAGTTTTTTTTGAGTAAGATGCTGGGCTTTACGCCATGCCTTGATTTGTTCAGATAAATTTTCTGCTGACATAAATATACCTTATCGGGATAATTTTAAATAGTATAACAAAATTTTATACCCTTTCAAGCATATTTTATAACATATATTAAAAAAACAACCCTAAAGGGTATAAAAATAAACATATTATACCCGATCACGCAAAAAATTTTCAACGATTAGGCCATGACAGAATAAATTAGACAAGCTATAGCCGATTAATCATCACTTTTCTCAAAATGCGAAAGAAGTCGCCATGACAAAAAATGTACTTATTTTAGGTGGTACCGGTTTTATCGGTTCTCACATCGCGCGGGAATTTTTTGCCCAAGGTTTTAAAATCAAAATCTTTCATCGGGGAACTAGCGATTTTCGTGCCTTGGAAGGGATTGAATTTGAAAAGGTCCGTGGCAATTTAAAAGATCCAGCGAGCCTTGAGGCGGCCTTTGCCAAGACAGACATCGTTGTGCATGCCGCCGCCCCTTACCCCATTTATTCTCTCAACGGCAAAAAATTCCTCAAGAGCTCCCTCGGTGTAACCCTCAATGTTATTGAGGCGGCTAAACGTTCATTTCGCGGCCGCATGATTTATGTTTCAAGTTTGTCCACCATGGGCTTAAGCAAATCTGGTCTGGCCGATGAAACCACCCCTTATCACCCTATCGCCACCACCTATCACATCGCCAAAAAGGCCATGGAAGAAAAATACCTCGAGGCCGCAAGGAATGGTTTAGATGTGGTGATTGTCAATCCAACCGGTTGTTTTGGAGAAAGAGATATTAAACCCACGAGTGGTGAATTTATTGTGAGAATTCTCAAACAAAAAATCCCCGCGTTGATCAAGGCCCCCATGAACGTGGTAGATATTCACGACGTGGCACACGGGGTTTTTCTCGCCTATCAAAAAGGCAAAAGTGGTGAGCGTTATATTTTAGGCGGAGAAGATATCAATTCTTTGCAATTTGCCAAACTCGTCGCTGAACTCGCCCAAATATCTTTCAAAGTTCCAACGGTGCCGGCTTGGCTCGCTCGTTTTACAGCTAATCTTTCAGAATGGGTTGACGGTTATCTTTTACGCAAACCCAAACCAAGCATCCCTACCGTAGGCATCGACCTTATTCAATATTCCCAACACTTAAGTAGCGCCAAGGCCGAAAAATATCTGGGCTACACCCATCAACCCATAGGGCCAGCCCTCGAACGCAGCATCCAGTGGTTCCGCACCCATGGTTATGCTTAAATATTATATGCACCATACTGTAAAAAAGTCGTGACTTTTTTACAGTTGTATGTAAAGTTCTAAAGCATGCCCTTCCGCTATTTATACCCTCCTTTAAACAAGCATTTAACCAACTATCGACAAATGGTCTTTCTGGTTGGCCCTAGACAAGTGGGTAAAACCACCTTGGCAAAAACCTTGTTGGGTAAAACTTTTGTAGAAGGAAAAACTTATTTCAATTGGGACATGATGTCGCATCGCCGATGGCTCACCACTCAAATCTTCACGGGCAACTATGATTTGTCTGGAAACACGCGGATCGTCTTTGACGAAATTCACAAATTTAAACGATGGAAAAATACCTTGAAGGGGCTTTTTGACAAGCATGAACCCAATACGCATTGGATAGTGACTGGTAGCGCTGCAGTCAATGTTTATCGTAAAGGGCAAGATTCTTTATTAGGGAGGCATTTTACTTATCATCTCTTCCCCTTTACCCTTGCTGAAGCTCTTCAAAATGACGAAATCAAACCTTTAAAAATTGAACAATGGACCTCTCGCCATTTTGAGCAGGCCCCCACACCCAGCAAGGAAAATCAGGCATTGTTTATCCAATTATTAAATAAGTCTGGGTTTCCAGAATCTTTTTTCAGCAAAGACAAATCCATCAGCAAACGTTGGCAAACCAATCGCTTGGATCAGTTGATTAATCAAGATTTAGCGCAAACAGAAAATTTGAGGAATTTATCTTTGGTAGAAAATCTTATGTTCTTATTACCAACCCGAGTCGGTAGTCCTTTGTCGATTAATTCCCTCCGCGAAGATTTAGAAGTTCATCATGCCACGGTAAAATATTGGTTAGATCTCTTAGAAAGGGTTTTTTATGGGTTTCGTATTTATCCGTATGCCGAAAAATTGAACCGAGCCCTTAAAAAAGAACCCAAATGGTATTTGTGGGACTACACTGAAGTTGAAGACATGGCCATTCGCTTTGAAAACATGGTGGCATTGCATTTGCTGAAATATGTTTATTACTTAAATGAACTAGGGGAAGATTCGTTAAATTTAAATTACCTAAGGGACAAAGAAAAAAGAGAAGTTGATTTTGTCATTTGTAGAAAAAGAAAACCCTTAGTCTTGATTGAGGTGAAATATAGTAACGGGAATCCTTCTCCCCACTTATTTTATTTTATGGAGAAGTTAGGGCTTAACC comes from the Deltaproteobacteria bacterium genome and includes:
- a CDS encoding sigma 54-interacting transcriptional regulator gives rise to the protein MQSSFPPKTIDGQYEVLEVLGRGFSGDVLKVRKDQQLMALKMLKTHAMGINQADLISTFKFEFNLLKDLTHPNIVKIYDFGFDKELKRFYFTVEWLNAVDLAQHAENRGFKELEPLFLQALSGLSYLHAQNILHGDLKPQNLLVIQQDSKPILKIIDFGISHPQFVQKGGTPATLSPEKILKEPVDSRSDLYAMGVIFYTILTKKNPFLRENVPKTLTSHLSFVPPPLMSVAPSVAPLWSKIIERLLQKNPNNRFMSAAEILRLLDREGLVPTATKKEYGLPAHWIGRPASLQVLAKFLDEIKQSPPQPLVLEILGPSGIGKQRLLKELTYQAELSGITLAPKAPAGQQPGQLWIMFETSLDNAHEEISFLLNRGIHVAGFNSQASTQLKLAPCQVLSHTLSYLTKHEIEEYLKEVTHHSKIPVLLLDAVFQHSAGNVSVLMNILRSLMQDPLLREPSGRWNLSTFEEAPPSIEQLGLSCQPITSSFSDLEHKDRFQTWHLAILRAENLIKEGKDAEAESLTDMLEENMPFASPSIERLSAKAHILFVRGWLACRIKHLKEARQFLSGAISLLEEAQLIHEVLGLRTQNFLAYVEMEEGRFEHAIAILKETKRLAKILPSTKQFQITNNDLGNAYKINKQPELAIACLLEEIELYNQLADPSLAIKAYYNLGESYLMLGQLERARQNYLLCANRARENRFWEYLLLAYNGLGNVDNFLKNTPEALEFYNRAETLAEYLKDYLSAATTAQNRGVILAENGRYDEALEDITRSLTYLKKIREPGPHELYLRVRAHLEIGDVFRLKKDFAKAYAKLMESLNGSHEHPFCKPLTFYILESLGKLALDRGEPNSFVQIYPDLMEAATSEELRIRAQLLMQRSPIDPTTAKETPMQENFISNQQVNALQAILSINRQLLLEENLEILAHRILEFAIELSGAESALIATLEKDQTLEVLTALNLSVTDAIKSMSQTIANKVLTTGHAITTHDATADQEYNVHESVMALHLRSILCVPIRAKGKAMGILYLSHSHQKALFSQEIVSTMEAFADQVALAITNAQKITELKTLKGQLEQALGEAQIEIADLKQNLRDGILHKHPKIIGNSPKMLALLTMVDRLSETNLPVLIQGETGTGKELIAHSLHDASPRKPKAFVAVNCGAIPENLLESELFGYKAGAFTGATRDKKGLLEEAHGGTLFLDEIAELPLNMQVKLLRVLQEGEFTRLGDTKSTPVDLHIVAATHQNLNAWIKEKKFREDLYYRLSGIVLEMPPLRERKEDLALLVDHFLQKASNEQKKPKPIKMGKDLLAALLSYDWPGNIRELENFIRTAISFEERGVIHMGTLPPFLRQKVKDIAIPSEQPKAETSPQTPTELPWIEHWKWNEYERAIYAQMLERHNYDIPKVASLLNVGVATVYLKIKKYRLKKGEPIEAMTHYPSDLPLENFKTWLLKKAYETTGHKPYKTAQKLGLNPGTVYRYIK
- a CDS encoding type II toxin-antitoxin system VapC family toxin, giving the protein MKYLLDTSTFLWVYLGEVEKLPRRVVKILEGHEELFFSVVSAWEIAIKYAIGKLWFKESPSKWLPDALLSMGIQHLPMSLRQALEVSQLKFHHKDPFDRLLAVQAKMEGLSILSSDKIFRKYGVDLVWD
- a CDS encoding type II toxin-antitoxin system Phd/YefM family antitoxin — translated: MQLNVHEAKTYLSRYLHKVEEGETIVLCRNGLPVAQLIPFPVGKKKRRNIIGLGRGMGRVSPEFFDELTDEDFPGIGL
- a CDS encoding HipA domain-containing protein, whose amino-acid sequence is MNPRCLACYEKLEVSSYHPSCVKRVFGVSWIPTFDFAQKDFGLLAQKMAGQMSISGVQPKITVGLNKKNKNFEIFPSGGSYILKPQTQTYEHLPENEDLCMHLAKVYEIIIPTHTLVKTADGVLAYLIKRFDILEDGHRLPVEDFGQILGMPAERKYSGSYEAIAKGILQYCSNKYLELTRFFERLLFCFVLGNGDMHLKNFSLVTYPDQTVVLSPAYDLLSSKLVIPDEEDLPISLLGKKNKLKGQDFLNFGDQLGLARKAMKNSIERLLSLVPQFQEWVQKSFLLEEEKENLNVIIDARANRLKS
- a CDS encoding HipA N-terminal domain-containing protein, which codes for MNRTARVFFQDQLAGWLSETASGYQFQYSSEYLQSPSAKAISFSFPLRTEKYEASTLFPFFDGLIPEGWYLEIVSKKVKVDLYDRFGLLLATAKHTIGAVTIL
- a CDS encoding helix-turn-helix transcriptional regulator; this encodes MSAENLSEQIKAWRKAQHLTQKKLAEVAGVGLRFIRDLEQGKKTLRMDKVNQVLKLFGRELGAINL
- a CDS encoding NAD-dependent epimerase/dehydratase family protein, with protein sequence MTKNVLILGGTGFIGSHIAREFFAQGFKIKIFHRGTSDFRALEGIEFEKVRGNLKDPASLEAAFAKTDIVVHAAAPYPIYSLNGKKFLKSSLGVTLNVIEAAKRSFRGRMIYVSSLSTMGLSKSGLADETTPYHPIATTYHIAKKAMEEKYLEAARNGLDVVIVNPTGCFGERDIKPTSGEFIVRILKQKIPALIKAPMNVVDIHDVAHGVFLAYQKGKSGERYILGGEDINSLQFAKLVAELAQISFKVPTVPAWLARFTANLSEWVDGYLLRKPKPSIPTVGIDLIQYSQHLSSAKAEKYLGYTHQPIGPALERSIQWFRTHGYA
- a CDS encoding ATP-binding protein; translated protein: MPFRYLYPPLNKHLTNYRQMVFLVGPRQVGKTTLAKTLLGKTFVEGKTYFNWDMMSHRRWLTTQIFTGNYDLSGNTRIVFDEIHKFKRWKNTLKGLFDKHEPNTHWIVTGSAAVNVYRKGQDSLLGRHFTYHLFPFTLAEALQNDEIKPLKIEQWTSRHFEQAPTPSKENQALFIQLLNKSGFPESFFSKDKSISKRWQTNRLDQLINQDLAQTENLRNLSLVENLMFLLPTRVGSPLSINSLREDLEVHHATVKYWLDLLERVFYGFRIYPYAEKLNRALKKEPKWYLWDYTEVEDMAIRFENMVALHLLKYVYYLNELGEDSLNLNYLRDKEKREVDFVICRKRKPLVLIEVKYSNGNPSPHLFYFMEKLGLNHAFQLVADGNLPTRNYHKQQRSITVLPAASFLARLV